Proteins from a single region of Sphingomonas morindae:
- a CDS encoding anti-sigma factor family protein, with protein MTAPEPTEAELQAHVDGCLPPARIAAVTAWLGEHPDEAARLRAYADQRDALRAALAPVAAEAVPPALDPAHFVGAAPAASSARPRRGWARAAAVLLLGAAAGWTLRGWQAPPTAGTAALAREAVASYAVYARDPARPVEMPAAARGTLDGWFSARLSRPVAAPDLAAAGLRLIGGRLVATDHGPAGLYLYQDRGGRRIALYLRPMEVDRNDRMTARAQSGLSGWTWADDGLGFGLFGAAPSGTLHAAATLVRAQFRRV; from the coding sequence ATGACCGCGCCCGAGCCGACCGAGGCCGAGCTCCAGGCGCATGTGGACGGCTGCCTGCCGCCCGCGCGCATCGCCGCCGTGACGGCCTGGCTGGGCGAACATCCGGACGAGGCGGCGCGGCTGCGCGCCTATGCGGACCAGCGCGATGCCCTTCGCGCCGCATTGGCGCCGGTGGCCGCGGAAGCGGTGCCGCCCGCGCTCGATCCCGCCCATTTCGTCGGCGCGGCGCCGGCGGCGTCGTCGGCGCGGCCACGTCGCGGCTGGGCGCGCGCCGCCGCCGTCCTGCTGCTCGGCGCCGCCGCCGGCTGGACGCTGCGCGGCTGGCAGGCGCCACCCACCGCCGGCACCGCCGCGCTCGCCCGCGAGGCGGTGGCGAGCTATGCCGTCTATGCCCGCGATCCGGCGCGGCCGGTGGAGATGCCCGCCGCCGCGCGCGGCACGCTGGACGGCTGGTTTTCCGCGCGCCTGTCGCGCCCCGTCGCCGCGCCCGATCTCGCCGCCGCCGGGCTGCGGCTGATCGGTGGCCGGCTGGTGGCGACGGATCATGGGCCCGCCGGCCTCTATCTCTACCAGGATCGGGGCGGCCGCCGCATCGCTTTGTATCTCCGTCCGATGGAGGTGGACCGGAACGATCGCATGACGGCGCGCGCCCAGTCCGGCCTCAGCGGCTGGACCTGGGCGGATGACGGGCTCGGCTTCGGGCTGTTCGGCGCGGCGCCCTCAGGCACGCTGCACGCGGCCGCCACGCTGGTCCGCGCGCAGTTCCGCCGGGTCTGA
- a CDS encoding ATP-binding cassette domain-containing protein encodes MCFDVDVALRRGPRLIAARFATAGGITVLRGVSGAGKTSILDMIAGLVRPDRGHVRLAGETLFESGSGRFVPPERRRIGYIFQDGRLFPHRRVRWNLLYGHRLAPPDTRWMTPDEAIGFLGIGDLLERWPAQLSGGEAQRVAIGRALLAGARALLMDEPLSALDPARREGILQVIEDIRDRLGLPTLYVTHDREEATRLAATEIVLD; translated from the coding sequence ATGTGCTTTGATGTCGATGTCGCGCTGCGGCGCGGGCCGAGGCTGATCGCCGCGCGTTTCGCCACCGCCGGAGGCATCACCGTGCTGCGCGGCGTGTCGGGCGCCGGCAAGACCAGCATTCTCGATATGATCGCGGGGCTGGTGCGGCCCGATCGCGGCCATGTCCGCCTCGCCGGCGAGACGCTGTTCGAGAGCGGCAGCGGCCGCTTCGTGCCGCCCGAGCGGCGCCGCATCGGCTATATCTTCCAGGACGGCCGCCTCTTCCCGCACCGGCGGGTGCGCTGGAACCTGCTCTACGGCCATCGCCTCGCCCCGCCCGACACGCGCTGGATGACCCCGGACGAGGCGATCGGCTTTCTCGGCATCGGCGATCTTCTGGAGCGCTGGCCGGCGCAATTGTCGGGCGGCGAGGCGCAGCGCGTCGCGATCGGCCGGGCGCTGCTCGCGGGCGCGCGCGCGCTGCTGATGGACGAGCCGCTGAGCGCGCTCGATCCCGCCCGGCGCGAAGGTATTTTGCAAGTGATCGAGGACATCCGCGATCGGCTCGGCCTGCCGACCCTCTATGTCACGCACGATCGGGAGGAGGCGACGCGCCTCGCCGCCACCGAGATCGTGCTCGACTGA
- the modB gene encoding molybdate ABC transporter permease subunit, with protein MLSAEEWTIIGLSLKVGGAAIAISLPPAFALAYLLARGRFPGKTLLDALIHLPLVLPPVVTGWLLLIGFGSQGPLGRPLAAWFGITLIFRWTGAALAAAIMALPLMVRAMRLSIEAVDTRLEGAARTLGAGPWRCFLTVTLPLSAPGIVAGAVLGFARSIGEFGATITFASNIPGETRTLPLAIYAALQVPGQEGAVWRLAAIAVLVSLVALVASEVLSRRTRQHVL; from the coding sequence ATGCTCAGCGCCGAGGAGTGGACGATCATCGGGCTTTCGCTCAAGGTCGGCGGCGCCGCCATCGCGATCAGCCTGCCGCCCGCCTTCGCGCTCGCCTATCTGCTGGCGCGGGGCCGGTTTCCCGGCAAGACGCTGCTCGACGCGCTGATCCACCTGCCGCTGGTGCTGCCGCCCGTCGTCACCGGCTGGCTGCTGCTGATCGGCTTTGGCAGCCAGGGGCCGCTCGGCCGGCCGCTGGCCGCCTGGTTCGGGATCACGCTGATCTTCCGCTGGACCGGGGCGGCGCTGGCCGCCGCGATCATGGCGCTGCCGCTGATGGTGCGCGCCATGCGCCTCTCGATCGAGGCGGTGGACACGCGGCTGGAGGGGGCGGCGCGGACGCTGGGCGCGGGGCCTTGGCGCTGTTTCCTCACCGTCACCCTGCCGCTCTCGGCGCCGGGGATCGTCGCGGGCGCGGTGCTCGGCTTCGCGCGATCGATCGGCGAGTTCGGCGCCACCATCACCTTCGCCTCCAACATTCCGGGCGAAACCCGTACCCTGCCGCTCGCCATCTATGCCGCGCTCCAGGTGCCGGGCCAGGAGGGCGCGGTGTGGCGGCTGGCGGCGATCGCGGTGCTGGTCTCGCTGGTCGCGCTGGTCGCTTCGGAAGTGCTGTCGCGCCGGACGAGGCAGCATGTGCTTTGA
- the modA gene encoding molybdate ABC transporter substrate-binding protein: MRRTALFLSLLFALAARPGAAQRPPLVLAAASLQESLSAAADAYAAKGHARPILSFAASSALARQIDAGAPADLFLSADEAWMDEVQRHGHVAPGTRVSFLANTLVLVAPSASPVRLTIRPGFPLLRALGPGRLAMADPEAVPAGKYGKAALVRLGVWPAVAARVVPGDSVRAALALVDRGEAPLGIVYGTDARADPRVRLVATFPGASHPPITYPVARLTGGAGAEAEGFRRFLISAEGRALFARFGFTPR; encoded by the coding sequence ATGCGCCGCACGGCACTGTTCCTCTCCCTGCTGTTCGCGCTCGCGGCCCGGCCCGGCGCGGCGCAAAGGCCGCCGCTGGTGCTGGCCGCGGCAAGCCTGCAGGAATCGCTCAGCGCCGCCGCCGATGCCTATGCCGCCAAAGGCCATGCCCGGCCGATCCTGTCCTTCGCCGCCTCGTCGGCGCTGGCCCGCCAGATCGATGCGGGGGCGCCGGCCGATCTCTTCCTGTCCGCCGACGAGGCGTGGATGGACGAGGTGCAGCGCCATGGCCATGTCGCGCCGGGCACGCGCGTCAGCTTCCTCGCCAACACGCTGGTGCTGGTCGCGCCCTCGGCTTCGCCGGTGCGGCTTACGATCCGGCCCGGCTTCCCCTTGCTGCGCGCGCTCGGCCCGGGCCGGCTCGCCATGGCCGATCCCGAGGCCGTCCCCGCCGGCAAATACGGCAAGGCGGCGCTGGTGCGGCTGGGCGTGTGGCCAGCCGTGGCGGCGCGCGTGGTGCCGGGCGATAGCGTGCGCGCCGCGCTGGCGCTGGTCGATCGCGGCGAGGCGCCGCTCGGCATCGTCTATGGAACCGACGCCCGCGCCGATCCGCGCGTGCGGCTGGTCGCCACTTTTCCCGGCGCCAGCCATCCGCCCATCACCTATCCGGTCGCGCGCCTCACCGGCGGCGCCGGCGCCGAGGCCGAAGGCTTTCGCCGCTTCCTGATCTCCGCCGAGGGCCGCGCCCTGTTCGCCCGCTTCGGCTTCACCCCGCGCTGA
- a CDS encoding aspartate/glutamate racemase family protein: MRMIGLIGGMSAESSAEYYRMLNQGVRARLGPTASARCLLWSFDFAEIEALQHRGDWDALAALMVDAARRLEGAGADLLLLCTNTMHRVAPAIEAAVALPFLHIADPAAAQIKAAGLHRVGLLGTAFTMEQDFYTRRLAERHGLDVLVPEAADRAGVHRIIYEELVAGTVRPESREVYRAVIARLVARGAQAILLACTEIMLLVRPEDSAVPLFDTAAIHAAAAVEAALAP, from the coding sequence ATGCGGATGATCGGGCTGATCGGCGGCATGAGCGCGGAAAGTTCGGCGGAATATTATCGGATGCTCAACCAGGGGGTACGGGCGCGGCTCGGGCCGACGGCCTCGGCGCGCTGCCTGCTCTGGTCGTTCGATTTCGCCGAAATCGAGGCGCTCCAGCATCGCGGCGACTGGGACGCGCTGGCGGCGCTGATGGTGGACGCCGCGCGCCGGCTGGAGGGCGCGGGGGCGGACCTGCTCCTGCTCTGCACCAACACCATGCATCGCGTGGCACCCGCCATCGAGGCGGCGGTGGCGCTGCCCTTCCTCCACATCGCCGATCCCGCCGCGGCGCAGATCAAGGCGGCTGGGCTCCACCGGGTCGGCCTGCTCGGCACTGCGTTCACTATGGAACAGGATTTCTACACGCGCCGCCTCGCCGAGCGTCACGGACTCGACGTGCTGGTGCCCGAGGCGGCGGATCGCGCCGGCGTGCATCGCATCATCTATGAGGAGCTGGTCGCCGGCACCGTCCGGCCGGAGTCGCGCGAGGTCTATCGCGCGGTGATCGCCCGGCTGGTGGCGCGGGGCGCGCAGGCGATCCTGCTCGCCTGCACCGAGATCATGCTGCTCGTGCGTCCCGAGGATAGCGCGGTGCCGCTGTTCGACACCGCCGCCATCCACGCCGCCGCCGCCGTTGAGGCCGCCTTGGCGCCCTGA
- a CDS encoding LysR family transcriptional regulator, with protein sequence MVVSRADLADFTYFLAIARHRSFRRAGLELGVSASALSHSLKALEGRLGVRLFNRTNRSVTLTAAGDELLGAISQPFDAIGAAVEALNRFRSSPTGRVRLNVVADAGPLLLAPVLPEFTDLYPDIEVDIVASNRMVDVVEDGFDAGIRYGGTVPEDMIAQRLSADVRWVVAASPAYLARFGTPLVPEDLRDHRCLGIRLGDDRIYRWEFMGRAGEYALPVPSRILCDETRVMLDLALRGAGLMYGIKSLCAPYLRSGALQLVLEPFATSGPGFHIYYPSRRQLPTALRLLIDLIRARQPAGL encoded by the coding sequence ATGGTCGTCAGTCGCGCGGATCTTGCGGATTTCACCTATTTTCTCGCGATCGCGCGGCACCGCAGCTTCCGCCGCGCGGGGCTCGAGCTTGGCGTCAGCGCCTCCGCGCTGAGCCATTCTCTCAAAGCGCTCGAGGGCCGGCTGGGGGTGCGGCTTTTCAACCGCACCAACCGTTCGGTGACGCTGACCGCGGCCGGCGACGAGCTGCTCGGCGCGATCAGCCAGCCCTTCGATGCGATCGGCGCGGCGGTGGAGGCGCTCAACCGCTTCCGCAGCTCGCCCACCGGCCGGGTGCGGCTGAACGTGGTCGCCGATGCCGGGCCGCTTCTGCTCGCGCCGGTGCTGCCCGAATTCACCGATCTCTACCCGGATATCGAGGTGGATATCGTCGCCAGCAACCGCATGGTGGATGTCGTCGAGGACGGGTTCGATGCCGGCATCCGCTATGGCGGCACCGTGCCCGAGGATATGATCGCGCAGCGTCTCTCGGCCGATGTCCGCTGGGTGGTGGCGGCCTCGCCCGCCTATCTTGCGCGGTTCGGCACGCCGCTCGTGCCCGAGGATCTGCGCGATCATCGCTGCCTCGGCATCAGACTCGGCGACGACCGCATCTATCGGTGGGAGTTCATGGGTCGGGCCGGCGAATATGCGCTGCCCGTGCCGAGCCGCATCCTGTGCGACGAGACCCGCGTGATGCTGGATCTCGCGCTGCGCGGCGCCGGGCTGATGTATGGCATCAAGAGCCTCTGCGCGCCCTATCTGCGGAGCGGCGCGCTCCAGCTGGTGCTGGAGCCCTTCGCCACCAGCGGCCCGGGCTTCCACATCTATTATCCCAGCCGCCGTCAGCTGCCGACGGCGCTGCGCCTGCTGATCGATCTCATCCGCGCGCGCCAGCCCGCGGGGCTGTAG
- a CDS encoding CsbD family protein, with protein sequence MNKNELHGNARYVGGKVEKAIGDAVESRDWQVDGVVDQVAGSAEHLYGRARTVAKDALDSAPALVDSAKERLESAADAVRDGAKRGGRLAQERLGDTQVAWLIGAAALGGYALSWLVHGRRA encoded by the coding sequence ATGAATAAGAACGAGCTTCATGGAAATGCCCGCTATGTCGGCGGCAAGGTGGAGAAAGCCATTGGCGATGCCGTGGAGAGCCGCGACTGGCAGGTGGACGGCGTGGTCGATCAGGTCGCCGGCAGCGCCGAGCATCTCTATGGCCGCGCCCGCACCGTCGCCAAGGATGCGCTCGACAGCGCGCCCGCGCTGGTCGACAGCGCCAAGGAACGGCTCGAATCCGCCGCCGACGCGGTGCGCGACGGCGCGAAGCGCGGTGGCCGGCTCGCGCAGGAGCGGCTCGGCGACACGCAGGTCGCCTGGCTGATCGGTGCGGCGGCGCTCGGCGGCTATGCGCTGAGCTGGCTGGTGCATGGCCGACGCGCCTGA
- a CDS encoding helix-turn-helix transcriptional regulator translates to MADAPDRLSMASSLRTLRETVDLRHLRQIIGGLDEGVILIDPDESLLWANAAALRMHGVDRLEALGGDVRGYRARFNLRYRNNHPLGADAYPIERVVAGDHFSDVVVEVARADDPAEQWVHQVRSLALNDGDDEPPACLALIIQDVTARFEAEERFEQSFHANPAPALICRLGDLRFVKVNQGFLEMTGFERDAILGRSVYEVDVLRAAEKRSLATERLAEGRTIPQMEAELALPGGDTKLVIVAGQPIELDDQPCMLFTFADLEPRRKAETALRASEERFTRTFQMAPVAMAIGTRDGHLLCEVNASFVALTGFAPREIIGRSLLDAHLWADDSTGRAIDIALAQGALRGHEARIRTREGGHIDCLVSTEAFPIGEAACLLWAFQDITQRKATEMELVGAIEAVMKDTSWFSRSVMDKLARLRAPRPEAAGPSLNDLTPREREVLGLICRGLDDKSIARALRLSTNTVRNHVARIYGKIGVNRRTAAAVWARARGFGEEQPAPGRPHEASA, encoded by the coding sequence ATGGCCGACGCGCCTGATCGTCTCTCCATGGCATCGTCGCTCAGGACGCTGCGCGAGACCGTCGACCTGCGCCATCTGCGCCAGATCATCGGCGGTCTCGACGAGGGCGTGATCCTCATCGATCCGGATGAAAGCCTGCTCTGGGCCAATGCGGCCGCGCTGCGCATGCACGGGGTGGATCGGCTCGAGGCGCTGGGCGGCGATGTCCGTGGCTATCGCGCGCGCTTCAACCTGCGCTACCGCAACAACCACCCGCTCGGCGCGGATGCCTATCCGATCGAGCGGGTGGTCGCGGGCGACCATTTCTCGGACGTGGTGGTCGAGGTGGCGCGGGCCGATGATCCCGCGGAGCAATGGGTGCACCAGGTGCGCAGCCTCGCGCTCAACGACGGGGATGACGAGCCGCCCGCCTGCCTCGCGCTCATCATCCAGGATGTGACCGCGCGCTTCGAGGCGGAGGAGCGGTTCGAGCAGTCCTTCCACGCCAATCCCGCCCCGGCGCTGATCTGCCGGCTGGGCGATCTGCGCTTCGTCAAGGTGAATCAGGGCTTTCTCGAGATGACCGGGTTCGAGCGGGACGCCATTCTCGGCCGCAGCGTGTACGAGGTCGACGTGCTGCGCGCGGCCGAGAAGCGCAGCCTCGCCACCGAGCGGCTGGCCGAGGGACGCACCATCCCGCAGATGGAGGCGGAGCTGGCGCTGCCGGGCGGCGACACGAAATTGGTCATCGTTGCCGGCCAGCCGATCGAGCTGGACGATCAGCCCTGCATGCTCTTCACCTTCGCCGATCTAGAGCCGCGCCGCAAAGCCGAAACCGCGCTGCGGGCGAGCGAGGAGCGCTTCACCCGCACCTTCCAGATGGCGCCGGTGGCCATGGCGATCGGCACGCGCGACGGGCATCTTCTCTGCGAGGTGAACGCCAGCTTCGTGGCGCTCACCGGCTTTGCCCCGCGCGAGATCATCGGCCGCTCGCTGCTCGACGCGCATCTCTGGGCGGATGACAGCACCGGCCGCGCGATCGACATCGCGCTGGCCCAGGGGGCGTTGCGCGGCCACGAGGCGCGGATCCGCACCCGCGAAGGCGGCCATATCGATTGCCTCGTCTCCACCGAGGCCTTTCCGATCGGCGAGGCGGCATGCCTGCTCTGGGCCTTTCAGGACATCACCCAGCGCAAGGCGACCGAGATGGAGCTGGTCGGCGCGATCGAGGCGGTGATGAAGGATACGAGCTGGTTCAGCCGCTCGGTGATGGACAAGCTCGCCCGGCTGCGCGCGCCCCGGCCCGAGGCGGCGGGCCCTTCGCTCAACGATCTCACCCCGCGCGAGCGCGAGGTTCTCGGGCTCATCTGCCGGGGGCTGGACGACAAGAGCATCGCCCGCGCGCTGCGCCTTTCCACAAACACCGTGCGCAACCATGTCGCCCGCATCTACGGCAAGATCGGCGTGAACCGGCGCACGGCGGCGGCGGTGTGGGCGCGCGCGCGTGGCTTTGGCGAGGAGCAGCCGGCGCCGGGCCGGCCGCACGAGGCCTCGGCCTGA
- a CDS encoding efflux RND transporter permease subunit: MERWLHWVTHHRFAVTVVTALVAALGLYAFATLEIDAIPDITGVQVQINTQVPALAPEEIERLVTLPVERAMGGQPGLDQTRSLTKTGLSQVTLLYKDGTDQLKARQLVTERLAAVREQLPPGSTPQLAPITTGLGEIYYYTLEWARPPPGMDPQRQLMELYEAQEYTVRPMLRSVEGVADVNSNGGFEEQYVVEPDPARLAAHGLTAGELAAAVGRNVENAGGGIIQRGAERFTVRTDGRVMTTAQIAAIPVKFAGGVLPIQVRDVAAVVRGAAPRQGAATQNGRETVLGTVMMLVGENSRATALRVEQALPGIEAALPKGMRIDRQYSRADLVDRTIHTVERNLGEGALLVALVLLVVMGSWRAALIVALVIPLAFLVTVSGMHAAGVSGNLMSLGALDFGLIVDGAIVVVENSLRLLAQHRAEGDTEAETDADAEAQPDIETRRAIVARAAAMVARPTFFGIAIIGLVYVPVLSLGGVEGKLFHPMAQAVMLAIGAGLIWTFTIVPALSAWLLHAPAREAPAEHRKGLIGFADRLYAPLLERALAHPLLLVLAALALLAGTGLVFRSLGSQFTPQLDEGAITAMVYRPVGMSLERSLAIEQATEIALRRAYPQITHVFSRIGTSEVATDPMPPEQNDLYIFYAPEKQWPQGAGKPRDKAALTAGIEKVAQRVYAGQTFEFAQPIEMRFNEMLEGVRADVSVKIYGDDYDVLERAAARAKAILAKLPGTESVEFETSGRPRSLVVTLDHDALLRLGIGTQAANDAIREALAGAEVGFIPHGPARHAIVIRLDERLRDDPRAILALPLRVGDQGLVPLGRVARLDWTRTVEPILHDDGNRRAALMVNLSTSDLAGYVRRAQAAITGQVTLPPGYRIEFGGQYHQLEAAQRRLAIVVPAALLLIFLLVYAALGSVREAAIVYTGIPFAVTGGVLALWVRGMPFSITAAIGFIALSGIAMLNGLVLIDHINALRDGRDGAPLPAETAVRQGARDRLRPVLSTALVASIGFMPMAIATGAGAEVQRPLATVVIGGILTSTLLTLVLLPSLYAWVERRAARREA, encoded by the coding sequence ATGGAACGCTGGCTCCACTGGGTCACCCATCATCGCTTCGCGGTGACGGTGGTGACGGCGCTGGTCGCGGCCCTGGGCCTTTACGCCTTCGCGACGCTCGAGATCGACGCCATTCCCGATATCACCGGCGTGCAGGTGCAGATCAACACGCAGGTGCCCGCGCTGGCGCCGGAGGAGATCGAGCGGCTGGTGACGCTGCCGGTGGAGCGGGCGATGGGCGGCCAACCCGGGCTCGACCAGACGCGCTCGCTCACCAAGACGGGGCTGAGCCAGGTCACGTTGCTCTACAAGGATGGCACGGATCAGCTCAAGGCGCGCCAGCTCGTCACCGAACGGCTGGCGGCGGTGCGCGAGCAGCTGCCGCCGGGCAGCACGCCGCAGCTCGCCCCCATCACCACCGGGCTGGGCGAGATCTACTATTACACGCTCGAATGGGCGCGGCCGCCGCCGGGCATGGATCCGCAGCGCCAGCTGATGGAGCTGTACGAGGCGCAGGAATATACGGTGCGGCCGATGCTGCGGAGCGTCGAGGGCGTGGCTGATGTCAATTCCAATGGCGGCTTCGAGGAGCAATATGTCGTCGAGCCCGATCCGGCGCGCCTCGCCGCGCACGGCCTGACCGCCGGCGAGCTGGCGGCGGCGGTGGGCCGCAATGTCGAGAATGCCGGGGGCGGGATCATCCAGCGCGGCGCCGAGCGCTTCACCGTGCGCACCGATGGCCGGGTGATGACGACGGCGCAGATCGCCGCCATCCCGGTCAAATTCGCCGGCGGCGTGTTGCCGATCCAGGTGCGCGATGTCGCCGCCGTGGTGCGCGGGGCGGCGCCGCGCCAGGGCGCCGCCACCCAGAATGGCCGCGAGACGGTGCTGGGCACGGTGATGATGCTGGTGGGCGAGAATAGCCGCGCCACCGCGCTCCGGGTCGAGCAGGCGCTGCCCGGCATCGAGGCCGCGCTGCCCAAGGGGATGCGGATCGATCGCCAATATAGCCGCGCCGATCTGGTCGATCGCACCATCCACACGGTGGAGCGCAATCTCGGCGAGGGCGCGCTGCTCGTCGCCTTGGTGCTGCTGGTGGTGATGGGAAGCTGGCGGGCGGCGCTGATCGTGGCGCTGGTGATCCCGCTTGCCTTCCTCGTCACCGTCTCGGGCATGCATGCGGCGGGCGTCTCGGGCAATCTGATGAGCCTGGGCGCGCTCGATTTCGGGCTGATCGTGGATGGCGCGATCGTGGTGGTGGAGAACAGCCTGAGGCTGCTCGCGCAACACCGCGCGGAAGGCGACACCGAAGCCGAGACCGATGCCGATGCCGAGGCGCAGCCGGACATCGAGACGCGCCGCGCCATCGTGGCGCGCGCGGCGGCGATGGTGGCGCGGCCCACCTTCTTCGGCATCGCCATCATCGGCCTTGTCTATGTGCCCGTGCTGAGCCTGGGCGGGGTCGAGGGCAAGCTGTTCCATCCGATGGCGCAGGCGGTGATGCTGGCGATCGGCGCCGGGCTGATCTGGACCTTCACCATCGTGCCCGCGCTGTCCGCCTGGCTTTTGCACGCGCCCGCGCGAGAGGCGCCGGCGGAGCATCGCAAGGGCCTGATCGGCTTTGCCGACCGGCTCTACGCGCCGCTGCTGGAGCGGGCGCTCGCGCATCCGCTGCTGCTCGTCCTGGCGGCGCTGGCGCTGCTCGCGGGCACCGGCCTCGTATTCCGGTCGCTGGGATCGCAATTCACGCCCCAGCTCGACGAGGGCGCGATCACCGCCATGGTCTATCGTCCGGTCGGCATGTCGCTGGAGCGCAGCCTGGCGATCGAGCAGGCCACCGAAATCGCCCTGCGCCGCGCCTATCCGCAGATCACCCACGTCTTTTCGCGGATCGGCACCAGCGAGGTGGCGACCGATCCGATGCCGCCCGAGCAGAATGATCTCTACATCTTCTACGCGCCCGAGAAGCAATGGCCGCAGGGCGCGGGCAAGCCGCGCGACAAGGCCGCGCTGACCGCCGGCATCGAGAAGGTCGCGCAGCGCGTCTATGCCGGGCAGACTTTCGAGTTCGCCCAGCCGATCGAGATGCGCTTCAACGAGATGCTGGAAGGCGTGCGCGCGGATGTGTCGGTCAAGATCTATGGCGACGATTATGATGTGCTGGAACGCGCCGCCGCCCGTGCCAAGGCGATCCTGGCGAAGCTGCCCGGCACCGAGAGCGTTGAGTTCGAGACTTCGGGGCGCCCCCGCAGCCTCGTCGTCACGCTCGATCATGACGCGCTGCTGCGGCTCGGCATCGGCACCCAGGCCGCCAATGACGCGATCCGCGAGGCGCTGGCGGGCGCCGAGGTGGGCTTCATCCCGCACGGCCCGGCGCGCCATGCGATCGTGATCCGGCTGGACGAGCGGCTGCGCGACGATCCGCGCGCCATCCTCGCGCTGCCGCTGCGCGTCGGGGATCAGGGCCTGGTGCCGCTCGGCCGCGTCGCGCGGCTGGATTGGACCCGCACGGTCGAGCCGATCCTGCACGACGACGGCAATCGCCGCGCCGCGCTGATGGTCAATCTTTCGACCAGCGATCTCGCCGGCTATGTCCGCCGCGCCCAGGCGGCGATCACTGGCCAGGTGACGCTGCCCCCCGGCTACCGTATCGAGTTCGGTGGCCAATATCACCAGCTCGAGGCGGCGCAGCGGCGGCTGGCGATCGTCGTGCCGGCGGCGCTGCTGCTCATCTTCCTGCTCGTCTACGCAGCGCTCGGCAGCGTGCGCGAGGCGGCGATCGTCTATACCGGCATCCCCTTCGCGGTGACGGGCGGCGTGCTGGCGCTCTGGGTGCGCGGCATGCCCTTCTCGATCACCGCGGCGATCGGCTTCATCGCCCTGTCGGGTATCGCCATGCTCAACGGGCTGGTGCTGATCGACCATATCAACGCACTGCGCGACGGCCGCGACGGCGCGCCGCTGCCGGCGGAGACGGCGGTGCGGCAGGGCGCGCGCGATCGGCTGCGGCCCGTGCTCTCGACCGCGCTGGTCGCCTCGATCGGCTTCATGCCGATGGCGATCGCCACCGGCGCGGGAGCCGAGGTCCAGCGCCCGCTCGCCACGGTGGTGATCGGCGGCATCCTCACCTCCACGCTGCTCACGCTGGTGCTGCTGCCGAGCCTCTATGCCTGGGTGGAACGCCGCGCGGCGCGGCGAGAGGCCTGA